In the genome of Syngnathoides biaculeatus isolate LvHL_M chromosome 14, ASM1980259v1, whole genome shotgun sequence, one region contains:
- the LOC133512200 gene encoding MAGUK p55 subfamily member 4-like, which yields MLPMSCGCFRVCVHACVCYTGSLADLVDLLAMVVEDVSKAASRNVTGAHLLQELLSAPRLRALLQIYECLLTFKRLWPCPFLAHASGLSREVQAVLHTVHTPSVEATELQILLSSPHMKALLSCHDAIAQADFGPVLPPLPDVLPEDEEAIRIIRLVKKEQSLGATIRKDKETGEIFIARVIPGGLADRSGLLHPGDLLVEVDSKPLVGLEPEEVIQILMRSEGTILFKVVPNESQLSSTNKPVYMRAMVDYCPLQDLAITSPKVELVFSKGDLLEVLDQSDGRWWKARKMSSSASCAKLIPSPATFKSWQSQHIGGEAACHSKSKQSELKESKECTDNKYDESDSNRGGKAEEESQDKGIPESESSDIPDGLYLTGFRRSFCLLKRSMSKRRRQSCTNMNASCAALATPYEEVVRYQRPPGDHHRLIVLVGAAGVGVNELRKTLIQVKPDTFQGPVPHTTRPIRAWEQTGREYHFVSKELFDYMVCSHRFVEWGEFEGHKYGTSIDAINEVIKQGRVCIIDIEPYNIPPLRTRKYKPYVIFIKASNLEKLAETTENASIVCTYQHNRNFTKQDLNGAAETSSEMEPKYKHLFDEVLFNEQLNNTCAKLCAAIQRAQEDPNWIPVSWTRS from the exons ATGCTACCAATGTCGTGTGGCtgttttcgtgtgtgtgtccacGCGTGTGTTTGCTACACGGGTTCGCTTGCAGATCTCGTCGATTTACTGGCCATGGTGGTGGAGGACGTCAGCAAGGCTGCCAGCAGAAACGTGACCGGTGCCCATCTTCTTCAAGAACTCCTAAGCGCTCCAAGGCTGCGTGCCTTGCTGCAG ATTTATGAGTGCCTGTTGACGTTCAAGAGACTCTGGCCCTGCCCCTTCTTGGCTCACGCTTCGGGACTGTCACGCGAG GTCCAGGCTGTGCTGCATACGGTCCATACTCCTTCCGTGGAGGCTACAGAGCTTCAGATCCTCCTCAGCTCTCCACACATGAAG GCCCTGTTGTCCTGTCACGACGCCATCGCTCAGGCTGACTTTGGACCCGTTTTGCCACCACTACCCGACGTGCTGCCTGAAGATGAAGAGGCAATCAGAATCATTCGTTTGGTGAAAAAGGAACAATCTCTG GGGGCCACCATAAGGAAGGACAAGGAGACAGGAGAGATCTTTATTGCCAGGGTGATTCCTGGCGGACTTGCAGACCGCAGCG gTCTTCTCCATCCTGGAGATCTTCTGGTGGAGGTGGACAGTAAGCCACTAGTGGGCTTGGAACCCGAGGAGGTCATCCAGATTCTG ATGAGGTCTGAGGGCACCATCCTGTTCAAAGTTGTTCCAAACGAATCCCAGCTGAGCAGCACCAACAAACCA GTCTACATGAGGGCAATGGTGGACTACTGCCCCTTGCAGGACTTGGCCATAACCAGCCCTAAAGTGGAGCTGGTCTTCAGTAAGGGGGATTTGCTGGAGGTCTTGGACCAGTCAGATGGACGTTGGTGGAAGGCCAGGAAGATGAGCAGCTCAGCTTCCTGCGCCAAATTGATACCATCCCCAGCCACGTTCAAGAG ctggCAATCTCAGCACATTGGCGGAGAGGCAGCATGTCACAGTAAGAG CAAGCAGAGTGAGCTGAAGGAGAGTAAGGAGTGTACGGATAACAAGTATGACGAGAGTGACAGCAACAGAGGCGGGAAAGCAG AGGAGGAATCTCAGGACAAAGGCATTCCAG AGTCAGAATCATCAGATATTCCTGATGGTCTCTACCTCA CGGGTTTCCGTCGTAGTTTTTGTCTGTTGAAGAGGTCGATGTCGAAGAGGCGACGTCAGTCCTGCACCAACATGAACGCCTCTTGCGCCGCGTTGGCCACACCCTATGAGGAAGTGGTGCGCTACCAACGACCCCCAGGGGACCATCACCGCCTCATCGTCCTTGTCG GTGCAGCAGGCGTGGGGGTCAACGAGCTGAGAAAGACCCTTATCCAAGTCAAGCCAGACACCTTCCAGGGACCTGTACCAC ACACCACCCGACCAATCAGAGCATGGGAGCAGACGGGCAGGGAGTATCACTTTGTCAGCAAAGAGCTCTTTGACTACATGGTGTGCAGCCACAG GTTTGTGGAATGGGGCGAGTTTGAGGGCCACAAGTACGGGACCAGTATTGATGCCATCAATGAGGTCATCAAACAGGGACGTGTGTGCATCATTGACATCGAACCATAT AACATTCCTCCTCTGAGGACCAGGAAGTATAAGCCGTATGTGATCTTCATCAAAGCTTCCAACTTGGAGAAACTCGCAGAAACTACTGAGAACGCCAGCATTGTTTGCACTTACCAACACAACAGAAACTTCACC AAGCAGGACCTTAATGGTGCGGCAGAGACATCTTCGGAGATGGAGCCGAAGTACAAACATTTGTTCGATGAAGTGCTCTTCAACGAGCAGCTGAACAACACTTGTGCTAAGCTGTGCGCTGCCATCCAGCGGGCACAGGAGGACCCTAACTGGATACCTGTCAGCTGGACCCGAAGCTAG